A region from the Geobacillus vulcani PSS1 genome encodes:
- a CDS encoding DUF4304 domain-containing protein, which translates to MVGALKKIVVPELRSRGFKGAFPHFRKQEGQLGYLLSFQFDKWGGGFIIEVGVARVNKEGNVIVDGIVRPFQKMNAFHLNNRFRIMNNKNGDKDWFKFDNENQNLEETEFIRMAKNVLPYLDVEENWFEKIKQKQTAR; encoded by the coding sequence ATGGTCGGTGCTTTAAAGAAAATAGTAGTCCCAGAACTAAGAAGCAGGGGATTTAAAGGGGCTTTTCCTCATTTTAGGAAGCAAGAAGGTCAGTTAGGTTATCTGCTATCGTTTCAATTTGATAAATGGGGAGGAGGATTTATAATAGAAGTTGGAGTAGCAAGGGTTAATAAGGAAGGAAACGTGATCGTTGATGGTATAGTTCGACCATTTCAAAAGATGAATGCTTTTCACTTAAACAATCGTTTTAGAATAATGAATAATAAAAATGGGGATAAAGATTGGTTTAAATTCGATAACGAAAACCAAAATTTAGAGGAAACAGAATTTATTCGCATGGCTAAGAATGTTTTACCATATTTGGATGTTGAAGAAAATTGGTTTGAAAAAATAAAGCAAAAGCAAACAGCACGATAG
- a CDS encoding NUDIX hydrolase, whose protein sequence is MPPGGHVELHETLEQACKREMFEETGLIVDDLELRGVVSFIAHTSDYHSVCFWYMTRNVKGKLELKEPEKLKPYLVEIETLYYNKEVTDYHRAFIKEIVEKGNFLNEIVEWCKPDNSIKWSILENVPKNHESPRYNKEHSC, encoded by the coding sequence ATTCCTCCGGGTGGTCATGTAGAATTACATGAGACTCTAGAACAAGCTTGTAAGAGAGAAATGTTTGAGGAAACTGGTTTAATAGTCGATGATTTAGAATTACGTGGTGTGGTTTCGTTTATAGCACATACAAGCGATTACCACTCTGTTTGCTTTTGGTATATGACAAGAAATGTAAAGGGGAAATTAGAACTAAAGGAGCCAGAGAAATTGAAACCATATCTAGTTGAAATAGAAACATTATATTATAACAAGGAAGTGACAGATTACCACAGAGCTTTTATAAAAGAAATTGTTGAAAAAGGAAATTTTCTAAATGAGATAGTTGAATGGTGTAAACCAGATAACTCTATAAAATGGAGTATATTGGAAAACGTACCTAAAAACCATGAGTCTCCCAGATACAATAAGGAGCATTCCTGTTAG
- a CDS encoding YwiC-like family protein codes for MANKSKWVMPKQHGAWAMLIIPFWLGAYAGGLTWVHAPLFLAWLALYLATYPLLMAVKTKRNEPYVPAAIRYGAIAAPALAVSLWHRPALVLFGLAMIPFFLVNIYYSKKKNERAFWNDVAAIASFCVGGLGAFYIGRGELTVEAFELAAFSFLFFIGSTFYVKTMIREKKNVRYKWLSWGYHALLIGGLIAIGEPFAVLAYAPSAIRAVYLYGKSLPIMKLGILEIANAAYFFIAMIVLYS; via the coding sequence ATGGCAAACAAAAGCAAATGGGTGATGCCTAAACAACATGGCGCGTGGGCGATGCTCATCATCCCGTTTTGGCTCGGGGCATACGCCGGCGGACTCACGTGGGTTCACGCGCCGCTCTTTCTCGCTTGGCTTGCCCTCTACTTGGCGACGTATCCGCTCTTGATGGCGGTCAAAACGAAGCGGAACGAGCCGTACGTGCCTGCTGCCATTCGCTATGGCGCCATCGCCGCGCCGGCCCTGGCCGTTTCCCTTTGGCATCGGCCGGCTCTTGTTCTCTTTGGCTTGGCGATGATTCCGTTTTTTCTAGTAAACATCTACTACAGCAAGAAAAAGAACGAGCGCGCTTTCTGGAATGATGTTGCGGCCATCGCGTCGTTTTGCGTCGGCGGCTTGGGCGCCTTTTATATCGGGCGCGGGGAATTGACGGTGGAGGCGTTCGAATTGGCCGCGTTTTCCTTCCTTTTTTTCATTGGCAGCACGTTTTACGTCAAAACGATGATTCGCGAAAAGAAAAACGTGCGATACAAATGGCTGTCATGGGGCTACCATGCCCTGCTTATTGGCGGCTTGATCGCCATCGGCGAGCCGTTCGCCGTTTTGGCCTACGCGCCGAGCGCCATTCGCGCCGTCTACTTATACGGAAAATCGCTGCCAATCATGAAACTAGGCATCTTGGAAATCGCCAACGCGGCGTACTTTTTCATTGCGATGATCGTGCTCTACTCTTGA
- the moaD gene encoding molybdopterin converting factor subunit 1 has translation MIRLLFFAHLGEQVGERQVTWPHVPDTVGKLKEEVEARYGLPLDRVMTAVNEEYARDDAPLQPGDTVAFIPPVSGG, from the coding sequence ATGATCCGTCTCTTGTTTTTTGCCCATTTGGGCGAACAAGTCGGCGAGCGGCAAGTGACATGGCCGCACGTCCCCGACACCGTAGGGAAGCTGAAAGAAGAAGTGGAAGCGCGTTACGGCTTGCCGCTTGACCGCGTCATGACCGCGGTCAATGAGGAGTACGCCCGCGACGACGCGCCGCTTCAGCCGGGCGATACAGTCGCCTTTATTCCGCCAGTGAGCGGGGGATGA
- a CDS encoding molybdenum cofactor biosynthesis protein MoaE → MTESLFAITSEPISVEDVMKKVMRPEAGAVAVFAGTVREWTNGKRTLFLQYEAYVSMAEKMLAQIGAEIAEQWPGAKTAITHRIGRLEIGDIAVVIAVSSPHRAEAYEANRYAIERIKQIVPIWKKEQWEDGSAWIGDQLETKPYPSGKPEVSE, encoded by the coding sequence ATGACGGAATCGTTGTTTGCCATCACGTCCGAGCCCATTTCGGTCGAGGACGTGATGAAAAAAGTGATGCGCCCGGAAGCCGGCGCGGTCGCCGTGTTTGCCGGCACGGTGCGCGAATGGACGAACGGCAAGCGGACGCTCTTTTTGCAATATGAAGCGTACGTGTCGATGGCCGAGAAAATGCTGGCGCAAATCGGAGCGGAAATCGCCGAACAATGGCCGGGAGCGAAAACGGCGATCACCCACCGGATCGGGCGCCTTGAGATCGGCGACATCGCCGTCGTCATCGCGGTTTCTTCGCCGCACCGTGCGGAAGCGTATGAAGCGAACCGCTACGCCATCGAACGGATCAAACAAATCGTACCGATTTGGAAAAAAGAACAATGGGAAGATGGCAGCGCATGGATTGGCGATCAACTGGAAACGAAACCCTATCCGTCCGGAAAGCCGGAGGTGAGTGAATGA
- the mobB gene encoding molybdopterin-guanine dinucleotide biosynthesis protein B, whose translation MNVWQVVGYKHTGKTTLVEKWVAAAVREGWRVGTVKHHGHGGEPARPEGVDSVRHERAGAVATAVEGDGLLQLHLRRPLWRLDDVLALYAPLRLDLVLVEGYKQAPHPKVVLVRSEEDWASLQHLANIRAVIAWEPLSRPLPHPVFSLADEAAYIPWLMNEVRRGT comes from the coding sequence ATGAACGTCTGGCAAGTTGTCGGCTATAAACATACGGGCAAGACGACGCTCGTCGAAAAATGGGTGGCGGCCGCCGTCCGGGAAGGATGGCGCGTCGGGACGGTGAAGCATCACGGCCATGGTGGCGAGCCGGCACGGCCGGAAGGCGTCGATTCCGTCCGTCATGAGCGGGCCGGGGCGGTGGCGACAGCGGTGGAAGGGGACGGGCTGTTGCAGCTGCATCTCCGCCGCCCGTTGTGGCGGTTGGATGATGTGTTGGCGCTTTATGCGCCGCTTCGACTGGATCTCGTGCTGGTCGAAGGCTATAAGCAGGCGCCGCATCCGAAAGTGGTGCTCGTGCGCTCCGAGGAAGATTGGGCGTCGCTTCAGCACCTCGCCAACATCCGCGCCGTCATCGCCTGGGAACCGCTTTCCCGGCCGTTGCCGCACCCTGTGTTTTCGCTGGCTGATGAGGCCGCATATATCCCATGGTTGATGAATGAGGTGAGAAGAGGGACATGA
- a CDS encoding molybdopterin molybdotransferase MoeA codes for MVERRTPIPVAEAIARVMRYAGVGEEETVPLRQSYGRYLAEDLCADHDVPPFDRSPYDGFAIRAADSEGAGLDRPVEFEVIETIGAGQVAKQPVGPFQAVRLMTGAQIPQGCDAVVMLELAKQYERDGKTYMSIKRPFRPGDNISFQGEDAKKGQPLVEKGTRINPGVAALLATFGYAEVKVAKKPRIGLFATGSELLDVSEPLVPGKIRNSNAYMIEAQALKSGAELIYFGQLADDLDACFHAVREALDQVDMLMTTGGVSVGDYDYLPAIYERLGANVLFNKIAMRPGSVTTVAEWNGKLLFGLSGNPSACYVGYELFVRPVVRTRLFSPKPYLKKVKATLGADFPKPNPFTRFVRSRIEAIDGRLIVKPVGMDKSNIVTSLAAANALMVLPGGTRGFAKGDEVDVWLLDDDEGSSE; via the coding sequence ATGGTCGAAAGACGAACCCCTATTCCTGTAGCGGAAGCGATCGCTCGGGTGATGCGTTACGCCGGAGTGGGAGAAGAGGAAACGGTGCCGCTTCGCCAGTCGTATGGCCGCTATTTGGCCGAAGATTTGTGCGCTGACCATGATGTGCCGCCGTTTGACCGCTCTCCGTATGACGGATTTGCCATTCGCGCCGCCGATTCGGAAGGAGCGGGGCTGGATCGTCCGGTCGAGTTTGAAGTGATCGAAACAATTGGCGCCGGACAAGTGGCGAAACAGCCCGTCGGCCCGTTTCAAGCGGTGCGCCTGATGACCGGAGCGCAAATTCCACAAGGGTGCGATGCGGTCGTTATGTTGGAGCTGGCCAAACAGTATGAACGGGATGGAAAAACGTATATGTCGATTAAGCGCCCGTTCCGCCCCGGCGACAACATCTCGTTTCAAGGAGAAGATGCCAAAAAGGGACAACCGCTCGTCGAGAAAGGAACGCGCATCAATCCGGGAGTGGCGGCGCTGTTGGCGACGTTTGGCTACGCCGAAGTGAAGGTGGCGAAAAAGCCGCGGATCGGCTTGTTTGCGACCGGCAGCGAGCTGCTTGACGTTTCTGAACCGCTCGTTCCGGGAAAAATCCGCAACAGCAACGCCTACATGATTGAAGCACAGGCGCTCAAAAGCGGCGCTGAGCTGATCTATTTTGGCCAGCTGGCCGACGACCTTGACGCGTGCTTTCACGCCGTGCGCGAGGCGCTCGACCAAGTGGACATGCTCATGACGACCGGCGGCGTCTCGGTCGGCGATTACGACTATTTGCCCGCCATTTACGAGCGGCTGGGGGCGAACGTTTTGTTTAACAAAATCGCCATGCGCCCGGGGAGCGTGACGACCGTCGCGGAGTGGAATGGCAAGCTGCTGTTTGGCCTCTCCGGCAATCCATCGGCGTGCTACGTCGGCTATGAACTGTTTGTCCGCCCGGTCGTGCGGACGCGCTTGTTTTCCCCCAAGCCGTATTTGAAAAAAGTGAAGGCCACGCTCGGCGCCGATTTTCCCAAACCGAATCCGTTCACCCGCTTCGTGCGCAGCCGAATCGAAGCGATTGACGGCCGGCTCATCGTCAAACCGGTCGGCATGGATAAGTCGAACATCGTCACCTCGCTCGCGGCGGCCAACGCCTTGATGGTGCTGCCGGGCGGGACGAGAGGATTCGCTAAGGGTGACGAGGTGGACGTATGGCTGCTCGATGATGATGAGGGATCGAGCGAATGA
- a CDS encoding methyl-accepting chemotaxis protein produces MWALVKGRQWEEEKTELERQLAEMKEELTRQKEAIHETVAGLLGELQEIVHQHEVVNGQHHVLGQLVDRTKEKVDNVSTLSKSSYAISDRLCEQGNALAETAGQMVAAAKEGIRMSEEMEQVMGRLGSEMETTSAAMHRLRGRSQEIEQIVKVIKEIARQTNLIALNASIEAARAGEHGKGFSVVAAEVRKLAEHTADSTETIHQLTDAVQQEIERSLEQTEVISSLIETVVQMSIHTARKWSAMMELIDRVENRAQDVLNYIQEQYRYADKVRQELEQSAALFGETREMILQHIADASVVDEKLAGGVKQLQQWQQQ; encoded by the coding sequence ATGTGGGCGTTGGTGAAGGGAAGGCAGTGGGAGGAGGAAAAAACAGAACTGGAGCGGCAACTCGCTGAGATGAAAGAAGAGCTCACGAGACAAAAGGAGGCGATTCATGAGACGGTGGCAGGCCTGCTCGGGGAGTTGCAGGAAATCGTTCACCAGCATGAGGTGGTCAACGGGCAACACCATGTATTAGGCCAGCTGGTTGACCGAACGAAAGAAAAGGTTGATAATGTCAGTACGCTCAGCAAGTCATCATATGCGATTTCCGACCGTCTGTGTGAACAAGGGAACGCGTTGGCGGAAACGGCGGGCCAGATGGTCGCAGCAGCAAAAGAAGGCATCCGCATGTCGGAAGAAATGGAGCAGGTGATGGGGCGGCTCGGCAGTGAGATGGAAACGACATCGGCCGCGATGCATCGGTTGCGAGGCCGCTCGCAAGAAATTGAACAAATTGTGAAAGTGATCAAAGAAATCGCTCGACAGACAAATTTGATCGCGTTAAACGCCTCGATCGAAGCCGCCCGCGCCGGGGAGCATGGCAAAGGGTTTTCCGTCGTCGCCGCTGAAGTGAGGAAATTGGCTGAGCATACGGCGGACAGCACGGAAACGATTCACCAGCTAACCGACGCCGTGCAGCAGGAAATCGAGCGGTCGCTCGAGCAGACGGAAGTCATTTCGTCCTTGATCGAAACGGTTGTCCAAATGAGCATCCATACAGCGCGGAAATGGTCGGCGATGATGGAGTTGATCGATCGAGTCGAAAATCGGGCCCAAGACGTGCTAAACTATATTCAGGAACAATACCGCTATGCGGATAAAGTGAGGCAAGAGCTCGAACAGTCGGCCGCTTTGTTCGGCGAGACGCGGGAGATGATTTTGCAACATATCGCCGATGCGAGCGTCGTTGATGAAAAGTTGGCGGGAGGCGTAAAACAGCTGCAACAATGGCAACAACAGTAA
- the ric gene encoding iron-sulfur cluster repair di-iron protein, giving the protein MEQRFTEQSLIGDIVTQFPKAADLFKARRIDFCCGGQRPLKEAIEERGLDGEALLRELNTLYAEAQNKPTRNWSEAPLIDLVDHIINTHHRYLNEELPQLSPYVTKVLRVHGMHHPHLSRVHKLFHELKTELEQHLIKEETGAFPLIFQFADNPSPENREAVEQAVRELVNEHEVAGDLIKDIRDITNDFTPPEDACGTYRLVYSRLAALEEDLFTHIHLENNVLFPRVLAAVRA; this is encoded by the coding sequence ATGGAACAGCGGTTTACTGAACAATCATTGATTGGCGATATTGTCACTCAATTTCCGAAAGCAGCTGATTTGTTTAAAGCGCGGCGCATCGATTTTTGCTGCGGCGGACAGCGTCCGTTAAAAGAAGCCATCGAAGAGCGCGGACTGGATGGCGAAGCGCTCCTTCGCGAGCTGAACACCCTTTATGCGGAGGCGCAAAACAAGCCGACCCGAAACTGGAGCGAAGCGCCGCTGATCGACTTGGTCGATCATATCATCAACACGCACCACCGCTATTTGAATGAGGAACTGCCGCAGCTCAGCCCATATGTCACAAAAGTATTGCGCGTACACGGCATGCACCACCCGCACCTTTCCCGTGTGCATAAACTGTTTCACGAGTTAAAAACGGAGCTCGAGCAACACTTGATTAAAGAAGAAACAGGAGCATTCCCGCTCATTTTCCAATTTGCTGACAACCCCTCGCCGGAAAACCGGGAGGCGGTCGAGCAGGCCGTTCGCGAACTGGTCAATGAGCATGAGGTCGCCGGTGATTTGATCAAAGACATTCGCGACATCACCAACGACTTCACCCCGCCGGAAGACGCGTGCGGCACATATCGGCTCGTTTACAGCCGACTCGCGGCGCTCGAAGAAGATTTGTTTACCCACATCCACTTAGAAAACAACGTCCTCTTCCCGCGCGTGCTGGCGGCGGTGAGGGCATAA
- the moaA gene encoding GTP 3',8-cyclase MoaA, with amino-acid sequence MGERNRTNIMDRLSRPLRDLRLSVIDQCNFRCVYCMPAEVFGPNFRFLAEGELLTVEEMALLSECFVELGVEKIRLTGGEPLLRRDLDALVARLSAIPGLRDIGLTTNGVHLVKWAQRLKEAGLKRVNVSLDALDDDIFRKMNGIGVGVAPVLKGIEAARAAGLGVKVNMVVKKGWNDSQIVPMAAYFKEQGIPLRLIEFMDVGTTNGWDYSHVVTKKEMYEQINAMHPLEPVEKAYFGEVASRYRYVGTEVEVGFIASVTETFCRSCTRARISADGKLYTCLFASKGVSLKDNLRAGATKEELKSLITAVWNQRTDRYSEERTEETAKQRKKIEMSYIGG; translated from the coding sequence ATGGGCGAGCGCAACCGAACGAACATCATGGACCGCCTGTCCCGCCCGCTTCGCGATTTGCGGTTATCGGTGATCGACCAATGCAATTTTCGCTGCGTCTATTGCATGCCGGCCGAAGTGTTCGGGCCGAATTTTCGCTTTTTGGCGGAAGGCGAGCTGTTGACGGTCGAGGAAATGGCGCTTCTATCGGAATGCTTTGTCGAGCTGGGCGTCGAAAAAATCCGCCTGACGGGGGGCGAGCCGCTCTTAAGGCGCGATTTGGATGCGCTTGTGGCGCGGCTGTCTGCGATTCCCGGCCTGCGCGATATCGGCTTGACGACCAACGGCGTCCATTTAGTGAAATGGGCGCAGCGGCTGAAAGAAGCCGGGCTAAAGCGCGTCAACGTCAGCTTGGATGCGTTGGATGATGACATTTTCCGCAAAATGAACGGCATCGGCGTCGGCGTCGCCCCGGTGTTAAAAGGCATTGAAGCCGCCCGGGCGGCGGGGCTCGGCGTCAAGGTGAACATGGTCGTCAAAAAAGGATGGAACGACTCGCAAATCGTGCCGATGGCGGCCTATTTCAAAGAACAAGGCATTCCGCTCCGTCTCATTGAATTTATGGACGTCGGCACAACGAACGGCTGGGATTACTCCCATGTTGTGACGAAAAAAGAGATGTATGAACAAATCAACGCCATGCATCCGCTCGAACCGGTTGAAAAAGCGTACTTCGGCGAAGTGGCGAGCCGCTATCGCTACGTCGGCACGGAGGTGGAAGTCGGCTTTATCGCCTCAGTAACGGAAACGTTTTGCCGCAGTTGCACGCGGGCGCGCATTTCCGCGGACGGGAAGCTGTATACGTGTTTGTTTGCCTCGAAAGGCGTGTCGTTGAAAGACAACCTGCGCGCCGGGGCGACGAAAGAGGAACTGAAGTCGTTGATCACCGCGGTTTGGAACCAGCGGACAGACCGCTATTCGGAAGAACGGACGGAAGAAACGGCGAAGCAACGGAAGAAAATTGAAATGTCGTATATTGGTGGGTGA
- the modB gene encoding molybdate ABC transporter permease subunit yields MTTFWSPVWLSIKVSLLASLIVAVLGTAAARRMARRWFRGKTVVETVFMLPLVLPPSVVGFLLVVLFGRHSPIGRWIEASFHTTVLFTPGAAVMAAVVVSFPLMYQAAKAGLEAVDPTIEGAARIDGANERQVFWHISLPLARHALLSGAVLSFARSLGEFGATLMFAGNIPGKTQTIPTAVYMAMESGRMEFAWAWVAVTIGLSFSLLVFATKLGRLRE; encoded by the coding sequence ATGACAACGTTTTGGTCACCGGTTTGGTTATCGATCAAAGTATCGCTCCTCGCCAGCTTGATTGTCGCGGTCTTAGGGACAGCGGCGGCGAGGCGGATGGCGCGCCGCTGGTTTCGCGGCAAGACAGTGGTGGAGACGGTGTTTATGTTGCCGCTCGTGTTGCCGCCGTCGGTCGTCGGTTTTTTGCTCGTCGTCTTGTTTGGCCGACATAGCCCCATCGGCCGGTGGATCGAAGCGTCGTTTCATACGACCGTACTGTTTACGCCTGGTGCCGCGGTGATGGCCGCCGTGGTCGTGTCATTCCCGCTCATGTATCAGGCGGCCAAAGCCGGGCTTGAAGCGGTCGATCCAACCATTGAAGGGGCGGCGCGCATCGATGGGGCGAATGAGCGCCAAGTCTTTTGGCATATTTCGCTGCCGCTTGCCAGACACGCGTTATTATCCGGAGCGGTGCTGTCGTTTGCCCGCAGCCTCGGGGAGTTTGGCGCAACGCTCATGTTTGCCGGCAATATTCCGGGAAAAACGCAAACGATCCCGACCGCCGTCTACATGGCCATGGAATCGGGGCGGATGGAGTTCGCGTGGGCATGGGTGGCGGTCACGATCGGATTGTCATTCAGTTTATTGGTCTTTGCGACGAAACTCGGTCGTTTACGGGAATAA
- a CDS encoding ABC transporter permease codes for MKARKKGRWENGGFSYAKRWGERLKAGALDEKKRTRGASSAFSAIVKKELADYLTSWRMIILIALILLTCFGSLYTAMTTIRDALDSSEEAKEIAKGAYLFLKLFTVSDGTLPSFVTFVGFLGPLLGIALGFDAINSERNRGTLSRLMAQPIPRDYVINGKFVAALLLNAVLFLSLGLLVTALGILVLGIPPTFEEFARMVCFLLLCLVYIAFWLNLGILFSVVFRQAATSALSALAVWLFFNLFYAMIVEVFAKSFLQSDAITSVEQAVGRQELVLGLMRLSPSYLFNESTTALLSPDVRTLGIVTVEQTAGAVAAPLPFSQSVLLIWPQATALIAATLVCFAIAYWLFMRQEIRASG; via the coding sequence TTGAAGGCCCGTAAGAAGGGGCGATGGGAAAACGGTGGTTTTTCATATGCAAAAAGATGGGGTGAACGGCTGAAGGCGGGGGCGCTTGATGAGAAGAAGCGGACAAGAGGGGCGAGCAGCGCCTTTTCGGCCATTGTCAAAAAAGAACTGGCCGATTATTTGACGAGTTGGCGCATGATCATTTTGATCGCTCTCATCTTGCTCACTTGCTTCGGGTCGCTGTATACGGCGATGACGACGATTCGGGATGCGCTCGATTCGTCGGAAGAGGCCAAGGAAATCGCGAAAGGCGCCTACTTGTTTTTAAAATTATTCACTGTCTCGGACGGAACGCTGCCATCGTTTGTGACGTTTGTCGGTTTTCTCGGACCGCTGCTCGGCATCGCGCTTGGATTTGATGCCATCAATTCGGAGCGGAATCGCGGGACGCTGAGCCGGCTCATGGCGCAGCCGATCCCGCGCGATTACGTCATCAACGGCAAGTTTGTCGCCGCTTTGCTGTTGAATGCGGTGTTGTTTCTTTCGCTCGGCCTGCTTGTGACGGCATTAGGCATTTTGGTCTTGGGGATTCCGCCTACTTTCGAAGAGTTTGCCCGCATGGTCTGCTTTTTGTTGTTATGCCTTGTGTATATCGCCTTTTGGCTGAATCTCGGCATTTTGTTTTCCGTCGTCTTCCGCCAGGCGGCGACATCCGCGTTGTCAGCGCTGGCCGTTTGGCTGTTTTTCAACCTTTTTTACGCGATGATCGTGGAAGTATTTGCGAAGTCGTTTTTGCAGTCTGATGCGATTACGTCCGTTGAGCAGGCGGTCGGCCGTCAAGAGTTGGTGCTTGGTCTCATGAGATTGTCGCCGAGCTACTTGTTCAACGAATCCACGACCGCTTTGCTTTCGCCGGACGTTCGGACGCTAGGGATCGTCACCGTGGAACAAACGGCCGGCGCTGTTGCCGCCCCGCTGCCGTTCTCGCAAAGTGTCTTGCTCATTTGGCCGCAAGCGACTGCTCTGATTGCCGCCACTCTCGTCTGCTTTGCGATCGCTTATTGGTTGTTTATGAGGCAAGAGATACGGGCGAGCGGGTGA
- a CDS encoding ABC transporter ATP-binding protein, whose translation MAAPAVIELNNLCKTYGDHRAVDHLSLSIRKGEIFGLLGPNGAGKTTTILMMLGLTEPTSGSVRVCGIDPVRNPIDVKRKVGYLPDDVGFYHHMTGLENLLYTAALNGIPRTEAEKRAWELLEKVNLTDAAHKKAGKYSRGMRQRLGLADVLMKHPEVIILDEPTLGIDPEGVRELLRLIRDLSRNEGITVLLSSHQLHHVQQICDRVGLFVDGKLLAEGNMERLAQQLFLQDAYVIHVAASPLDASLRAKIEAIPGVNKVEQTENGWDVYCQTDVSAAISKTIIESHASLFHLSRRHFGLDEIYHRYFEGRDGR comes from the coding sequence ATGGCAGCACCCGCCGTCATCGAGCTGAACAACTTATGCAAAACGTATGGCGACCATCGGGCGGTTGACCATTTGTCGCTTTCCATTCGAAAGGGGGAAATTTTTGGCCTTCTTGGCCCGAACGGGGCCGGAAAGACGACGACGATTTTAATGATGCTCGGACTTACCGAGCCGACATCCGGCTCGGTGCGTGTATGCGGCATCGATCCGGTGCGAAATCCAATTGACGTCAAACGGAAAGTCGGATACTTGCCGGATGATGTCGGGTTTTACCATCACATGACAGGCTTGGAGAACTTGCTGTATACGGCGGCGTTAAACGGCATCCCTCGCACTGAGGCGGAAAAGCGGGCATGGGAGCTGCTCGAGAAGGTGAATTTGACTGATGCAGCCCATAAAAAAGCGGGGAAATACTCGCGGGGGATGAGGCAGCGGCTCGGTTTGGCCGATGTGTTGATGAAGCATCCGGAAGTGATCATTTTGGATGAGCCGACGCTAGGCATCGACCCGGAAGGAGTGCGTGAGCTGCTGCGGCTGATCCGCGATTTGAGCCGCAATGAAGGCATCACGGTACTGCTGTCCTCGCACCAATTGCATCATGTTCAGCAAATTTGCGACCGGGTCGGTTTGTTCGTTGATGGGAAACTGCTGGCCGAAGGGAATATGGAACGTCTCGCGCAACAGCTGTTTTTGCAGGATGCCTATGTCATCCATGTGGCCGCTTCACCGCTTGACGCTTCCTTACGGGCCAAAATCGAGGCGATTCCGGGCGTCAATAAAGTGGAGCAAACGGAAAATGGATGGGATGTGTATTGCCAAACGGATGTGAGCGCCGCCATCAGCAAAACCATCATCGAATCCCACGCTTCCTTGTTCCACCTGAGCCGCCGCCATTTCGGCCTCGATGAGATTTATCACCGCTATTTTGAAGGGAGGGATGGACGTTGA